Proteins from one Monodelphis domestica isolate mMonDom1 chromosome 6, mMonDom1.pri, whole genome shotgun sequence genomic window:
- the LOC100017713 gene encoding olfactory receptor 142 — MAIINNVTQLIFTGLFQDQEAQKGCFVVFLPMYIATMLGNGLIILTVNTSKSLNSPMYFFLSHLSLIEICYSSTVVPKLISGLIAENNTISLNGCITQIFFFHFFGVAEILLLTVMAYDRYVAICKPLHYMTIMSRPVCRVLVFSCWMAGIFHSVIQILITVQLPFCGPNVIDHYFCDLHPLFKLACTDTFVEGIIVFANSGLITLFFFLLLIFSYVVILVHLRNQSAEGRRKALSTCGSHITVVLLFFVPATFLYLRPSSTYAEDKLLSVFYTVLTPMLNPVIYTLRNTEVKNAMRRLWRKK, encoded by the coding sequence ATGGCCATAATAAACAACGTGACCCAGTTAATCTTTACAGGACTCTTTCAGGATCAAGAAGCACAGAAAGGATGCTTTGTGGTTTTTCTTCCAATGTATATAGCCACAATGTTGGGCAATGGCCTCATCATCTTGACAGTCAACACCAGCAAGAGTCTGAACTCCCCCATGTACTTCTTCCTCAGTCACCTGTCCCTAATAGAGATCTGTTACTCTTCTACAGTTGTTCCTAAATTAATTTCTGGCTTAATAGCTGAGAACAATACCATCTCTTTGAATGGCTGCATCACCCAgatcttctttttccatttctttggagTTGCTGAGATCCTCCTGCTCACGGTGATGGCCTATGACCGATATGTGGCCATCTGTAAACCTCTCCATTACATGACCATCATGAGCCGTCCTGTATGTCGTGTActggtgtttagttgctggatGGCCGGCATCTTTCATTCTGTGATTCAGATTCTCATCACCGTTCAGTTGCCCTTCTGTGGTCCCAATGTCATTGATCACTATTTCTGTGACCTCCATCCCTTGTTCAAGCTTGCTTGTACTGATACTTTTGTGGAAGGAATTATTGTGTTTGCCAATAGTGGTCTCATCACtttattcttcttcctcctcttgatTTTTTCTTATGTTGTCATCTTGGTTCACTTGAGAAACCAGTCAGCAGAGGGGAGACGAAAGGCCCTCTCGACCTGTGGCTCCCACATCACCGTTGTTCTCTTATTCTTTGTTCCTGCCACTTTTCTCTATTTGAGACCCTCTTCCACTTATGCTGAAGATAAACTTCTGTCTGTGTTCTATACAGTGCTGACTCCAATGTTGAACCCAGTCATCTATACCTTGAGAAATACAGAAGTGAAGAATGCTATGAGGAGGTTgtggaggaaaaaatga